The nucleotide sequence CGACGGGATGAACTGGGATACGGCTTCATCTGCCGGAAAGCCTCCCTATTCCAATCATTATGGTTCCAAAACGGACGAAAGCTTTTCTCCCAAGCTTGGACTGGCCTGGCATCCAGACGGTCGGACAACACTCCGTGCATCCGGCGGTAAAGGCTTTCGCGCTCCCAGCCTGTTCGAATTATACAAGGTCCATGTCCGTGGAGGCGGCACCTATTACCGGTATGCCAACCCGTATCTGTCCCCGGAAGAAATCTGGTCCTACGATATTGGCGGGGAAAGATTGTTGACGGATAAATTGTTGGGGAAACTGACATTCTACCAATCCTTTGCGAGTGATTATATTGGGGACAGGCTGGTGGGAACCAGCAAGATTTCCGGCGGGAAGACACGATACGAGTACAAGCTCGACAATATCAGCAAGGTACATATTCACGGAATCGAAGCAGAGTTTCAATATGAAATCCGAAACAATTTGAACGTGTTTGCAAACTATACCTACAATATCTCCAAAATTGACGAAGACCTGAACAACAAAAACCTGGAAGGCAATTATCTGCCCAACGACCCCCGACATAAAGTTCACGGCGGATTCCGATATCAGAATCCGGATACGATCAACGCTTCGATCATTGGGAATTATTATAACAACATTTATTATGACAACGAGAACACGCTGAACACCGGAGACTACTGGACTGTCGATCTGGCATTATCCAGAATGTTTCTGAAGCATTACACCGTTTATATCAATATCGAAAATCTCTTTGATAAAGAATATCCGATCTTTCTCTCCTCATCCTCGGGAGACACCATTGCCCCAGGCATCATTGTCACAGCCGGTCTGAAATTCGAGTTTTAGCATGAGTAGATTGTAAAACTTTTTCTGCATCCTCCTATGGAGACAACAGGATAACGTTTTATCAACCGGGGCGCATCGGGGGCCGCATGGGCGATTCCGACTTCAGCCGGAATCCGGTATTTTTCGTACATGATCAAGTTAACAGGCCAAAAATGAACAGGACAATTCTTTTTTTTGGAATAACCATCGGTTATTTATGCTTCAGCATTCAAGCAGCAGCGCATTTTCTTTGGGTTTATCCGGAGGATACCCGCTGGGTAATTGCAAGAGGCATTTCGCCAACAAATCTCCTGCCATACAATCCGGAAAACATCGTTGATATTCGTGCGTTGGACCAGCAGTGGAACAATATACCCATTCACCGTACGGATGAAAACCAACGGTGCGTTTTTCAGGCGGATCAAGCGCCAACAGTTGTAGTTGTCACATCTGAATGGGGAATGCGGGTGAATACCCCAGATGGCAAGAAATTGATGACCAGACAACAGGCCCTCGAACGTGGCCTGCAGGTGCAATCGGCGTTTTTATCGACCCAATACTCCAAGAACTTTTTCGGACCTGTCTCCGATTGGTCAAAACCTGCCGGTCTTCGATTCGAAATTGTCCCACTGACTTCATTGGATCAAGCAAGGTCAGACCATACCCTGCCTATCCGCATGCTCTTCGATGGAAAACCGCTTTCCGGATGTCAGGTTTTTTCGACGGAGGATCGAAAAGGTGTTACAACCGATCCGGAAGGAAAAGTTGTCATCCCCATTCGATCCGGGAGTATGCCACTCATTTGGGGGCATCTCGACGTTCCGGTATCGAACGATCCACAGATCGATTATCATCAGTTTATGACCTTCCTGCAGGTCCATACCCCTGAATGGCAACCGAATGCGGCCCGCCAGGGAACCGATAAATAAGGTGGGCCGGACCATCGGATTTTCCAAATAGGTGGATCGCCTCCTTTACTCTGGGGCGGGTTTCCTGCGGTTTCTCGGAGAGGAAATTGGCGGCAAACCCGTCTATACCATCGTTCGCAAAGGGTTTCCCTTCGTTCCTGAAGACCGGCGCATCTTCGCCGGGCTGACCGTAACCGAAAACCTGGAAGTGGCGCTGCTGCCGCCGAGACCGGGTCTCGAACCCTGGACGATCGACCGGCTGTTTCAGGTGTTTCCGCTGCTGGATCGGCTGCGGGAGCGAAAAGGGGGCAATCTTTCGGGCGGGGAGCAGCAGATGCTCGCCATCGCCCGTGCGCTCGCCGGCAATCCGGCCCTGCTGCTGCTCGACGAGCCTTGCGAAGGACTTGCACCCGTCATCGTTGAGGAGCTGGCCCGGGTCATCCTCGAAATCAAGAACACCATCCCCGTTCTTCTCGCCGAGCAGAACGCCCTCTTCGCCCTCTCCATCTCCGATCGGGGCTATGTCATCGACAAAGGCCTCATCCGCTACGAAGGCACCAGGCAGGAGCTTCTGGCCAACACCGAGATTCAGTCGCGGTATCTTTCGGTGTAGTTGTAGGGGCGGTTCGCGAACCGCCCCTACGCATGCCCATCCATTTGTCCGTCGATCAAGCTGCTTTCACCATCGGAACCCCGGCCACCGAGGCAGCCAACACCACCCAGGCCGAGCTGTGTCAGTCGATCAAGCTGTTTTCACCATCGGAACCCCTTGAATTGAGACGGTTCCGGAGCGCAATATGGTGAGTGTCAGTCGATCAAGCTGTTTTCACCATCGGAACCCCCCCCGGCCATCCAAGCCTTTGATGACACTTCGCTTTTTTGCCACTTTGCGAGCAGTGTCAAAAATTGGGGAAAAAGCATCTTTCGACGGGCACTTCCAAGAGGCTTGGATCCCTCATTTTTTGAGTAATTTGAATGGGTTCGAGCGCCTCCCATATCTCTCAACACCACATCGCCGCTCGCTGGGACCATTGCGGGTTCCGTTCATTCATCGGCAAAAAATTGATCGACTCCACGCTGCCAAGCCCATTGAAGGGGGAGACACATAGCGTGGCTTTCTTGCCTCCTATAGAGGCACTTTGTTTATACCTTGTCAACGACAACAAAGTCAAACAGCAACGTATTCGTTTACCAGTACGGCTTCTACATGATCATCAGGGTTCTTTTAGAGCCTCTTTGTCAACCTTCGACATTGTCGCCCGTTCGGTTGTCAAGGCTTTTGATGTGTTCTTTCAACATCCGAATAACCCGATATTGAACATCGTTCTGATAGGCAGAGGTCTCTTTCCACTCTCCAATTTCGTTCGATTCGAGAGGGAAGGCCGAAATGTCCCGCCACAGATACACTTTTTCCTTTGATGTGCCAGCAGTCCTATTTTTCTTTCCTTTTCTGATTTTAGATGCAGCACCATCCGCATTTGTTTGAGCAGGTTGTCGAAGCGGCTGCCCCACTTTCACAGCCGCACAGCCTTTTACATAATCCATTTTCGATTCGAAGCTGACCGGATCGCATGGTACGTACCACCACTTTCCGGGCCAATCGGGATCAGTAAGCGCCCGCAATCCGATGTTGGCCGCAGCGTTGAGATCCGCATGAATACCCTTGGCAGACGGAGACTTGGAATCAGCCGAAACAAATATCTCCCCTCCTCTCAAGGGAATACGGACAAACCCAGCTTTCTTCCACTCGGCCGGCGTTTTGGCTTTCCACGTTTTATTCAATTCACAGAGGAATCTCTCACGTGCATCGCCTTTGTTCTCGTCATGCTTGGCCTCCGCTTGCTTGACCTGCTTGCGCCAGAACGGTGACTGCATGAATTCCCTGACAGAAACATCCTGACAACGGATTCCGGGCGCCCCCGTGCGGGAATCCTGGCGTGACGTGTACCATGCCGAGACTGTACAAAGGTAAAGGCCGTTGAGCTGGCAGGCTTCAGACAAATATTTATGGACTTTGGAAGCCGACCACGTCATGAGGCGGCGGTTTTCGAGGCGGGTGCGGGTTTCATCCGGACGATAGTTGGCAAGGTTTTCGATAACGACAGCATGGCATGGGGCAAAACGCGAGTCGTTTATGCGCTGGCGAGGACGTTTTCCACCGTCCCATCCCTTGCCTCCTTCGCTTCCGATGCCGAGCGCTGCCTCGGCAATTCGGCTGGCAAGTTGCTTGACGCGCTGTTCGCGCAAAAGTTCCAAGGCATCCAGCGTTTTCTGCCCGAATTGTTCCCCGATTTCATGCCTCGTGCCGTCAGGCCGAAGACGGGTGAAGAATCCGACTTGAACCTTGCGTCGGAACTCGGTAATCGTTGCAAGTCTGGATAGGGAGAGGCCGCCGACGTTTCGGATGGTCGCATTATTCGCTTGTGTTCCGCTTGGGAGTACCCAGTCTTTGAACCAGCGGAGCAGCTTTTTCCATCGCTGATCTTCGTCTTCCCAGCGTTCTTTCCAAGCATCACTCAACTCCTTACATGTTATCACATCCCCGGACAGCGTCTTCGCTACATTCCGGAGTTGTTCCCGATAGACCTGTTGCTTCTTCCGATACGCCACATCCGAAACATTGTCACCATTTTCTTCCGGAGCCTTGTACCCGGCCAATGTGGCAATCCGACTGTCCCACAACTGCTTTGCTGCCTCATCCCGCCACCCAGGAGACGAGAACAATTCGTGCCAGAGGGCAAGCGCATCCTGCAACAGATCGATTCGACCATTCTCGTCAAGCTTTTCCTGGATGCCGCCCGGTCTGATCTTCACTTCTGAAATAAGGTAATAAGCGATTCTCGCCCGGTTTCCATGTCGTTGTAGGGCGAGGCGCAAGGTGCGGACTGCAGAGAACATCAGATCATCCACAGCAAGGGATTCCCTGTAATCTTTCGCTTCACCGTCTTCGCGGGATAAATTTTCTGATGAATCGGGCGCAGGTATCCAGCCGAGTTCTTTCAAAGCGTCCAGGCGCGCCATCTGTCTTTTTAGAAGGCCCCATCCGGAAGCGATTAGCCGATCGATCAGAGGTTTCGTGCGGTCAAGTTTGCACTCCATTTGATGCAACGCCCAGATTTCTTCATTGGAAGCCTCTCGGGCATCCTTCTCTTCACCCTGAAGTTTGATGAGGAACTGACGATCCAGCCTTGCCCAGGGAGCCGGATGGGGGCGGCCGTCCGGCAACGTATCCGCTCCGATGCGCCGATAAATGGTGGTTTTATCAACCTCGGTTTGTTTGCCTATTCCCTGCTTCTTCACCTTTATATGCAGGTAGAGATCGTGTTCCTTCGGCATATCCCGCCCGACGTTCTGGCAGGCTTCCTTGACCGTTTCCGTGTTCACAGCCTCCCATACGGCGCATGCAGCGGCGTAACGATGGCCAAGGTCCACGGAAAGCACGCGAAGGCCCGGTAGACGGGGGAGGATGAGCCGGGCGTGGACTTTCCGGTCCCGATTCGTATCAGCATGTGGCCAGTATTGGGGATTTGTATTCAGCCCGTGTTGTTCGGCATACGCGCACCAGGGGCCCTGCGGCTGCAACTTAACCGAGAATGTCACCAGCCAACGGATGTGTTCAATCATACCGCACATCCGGAGATTACGTTCTTGTTCGGATAAACGAGGGTTGTCCCTTACTACGGCAATGGCTTCCAACTGCTGCCTGGGTGCCTGCAAACGGCCATTCCAGTCTGCCTGTTCAAAGAGCCCAGTGATATTCACCATATCGCTCTTGGTCACATTTGAAGCAGCTCGCCCCAATCTGTCCGCGCGGGTGACCGCGGAAGCCGCATCATTTCTATGGTTGTTTCCAAGGGCCAAATCTCGTGTCAATCTCTTGGATTGCCAGCACAGCGGAACTGGCTTTATCTCGCTCCCGGTCCAAAGTGTCAGGCAAAGTCCACGATAAAAGGGTGCTTGAACGTTCTTGTGAACATCATAATTGATTTTCCATCGAGATTTTCCAAAATCACAGAAAACCGGATGCAACAATTCATCCGGGTGGCGGTATGCAGGCACCTTGAATTGCCTCTTCTTGAATTCCGCTTCAATTGCAAGAGAATAGTCAATCAGCGGTTGAAAGTCGGGCTCATTTGTAGCTTCTCCGTCCTTGTGCCAAACACATAAGGCGTCGTCTTCAGCAAGGGCTTCGAATAGCTGGATGTCGCCAAACTTGTCGATTTCGGAATCGTCCTGCAGCGCCCGTG is from Desulfatirhabdium butyrativorans DSM 18734 and encodes:
- a CDS encoding DUF4198 domain-containing protein; this encodes MGDSDFSRNPVFFVHDQVNRPKMNRTILFFGITIGYLCFSIQAAAHFLWVYPEDTRWVIARGISPTNLLPYNPENIVDIRALDQQWNNIPIHRTDENQRCVFQADQAPTVVVVTSEWGMRVNTPDGKKLMTRQQALERGLQVQSAFLSTQYSKNFFGPVSDWSKPAGLRFEIVPLTSLDQARSDHTLPIRMLFDGKPLSGCQVFSTEDRKGVTTDPEGKVVIPIRSGSMPLIWGHLDVPVSNDPQIDYHQFMTFLQVHTPEWQPNAARQGTDK
- a CDS encoding ABC transporter ATP-binding protein, producing the protein MDRLLYSGAGFLRFLGEEIGGKPVYTIVRKGFPFVPEDRRIFAGLTVTENLEVALLPPRPGLEPWTIDRLFQVFPLLDRLRERKGGNLSGGEQQMLAIARALAGNPALLLLDEPCEGLAPVIVEELARVILEIKNTIPVLLAEQNALFALSISDRGYVIDKGLIRYEGTRQELLANTEIQSRYLSV
- the cas12b gene encoding type V CRISPR-associated protein Cas12b, with protein sequence MPLSNNPPVTQRAYTLRLRGADPSDLSWREALWHTHEAVNKGAKVFGDWLLTLRGGLDHTLADTKVKGGKGKPDRDPTPEERKARRILLALSWLSVESKLGAPSSYIVASGDEPAKDRNDNVVSALEEILQSRKVAKSEIDDWKRDCSASLSAAIRDDAVWVNRSKVFDEAVKSVGSSLTREEAWDMLERFFGSRDAYLTPMKDPEDKSSETEQEDKAKDLVQKAGQWLSSRYGTSEGADFCRMSDIYGKIAAWADNASQGGSSTVDDLVSELRQHFDTKESKATNGLDWIIGLSSYTGHTPNPVHELLRQNTSLNKSHLDDLKKKANTRAESCKSKIGSKGQRPYSDAILNDVESVCGFTYRVDKDGQPVSVADYSKYDVDYKWGTARHYIFAVMLDHAARRISLAHKWIKRAEAERHKFEEDAKRIANVPARAREWLDSFCKERSVTSGAVEPYRIRRRAVDGWKEVVAAWSKSDCKSTEDRIAAARALQDDSEIDKFGDIQLFEALAEDDALCVWHKDGEATNEPDFQPLIDYSLAIEAEFKKRQFKVPAYRHPDELLHPVFCDFGKSRWKINYDVHKNVQAPFYRGLCLTLWTGSEIKPVPLCWQSKRLTRDLALGNNHRNDAASAVTRADRLGRAASNVTKSDMVNITGLFEQADWNGRLQAPRQQLEAIAVVRDNPRLSEQERNLRMCGMIEHIRWLVTFSVKLQPQGPWCAYAEQHGLNTNPQYWPHADTNRDRKVHARLILPRLPGLRVLSVDLGHRYAAACAVWEAVNTETVKEACQNVGRDMPKEHDLYLHIKVKKQGIGKQTEVDKTTIYRRIGADTLPDGRPHPAPWARLDRQFLIKLQGEEKDAREASNEEIWALHQMECKLDRTKPLIDRLIASGWGLLKRQMARLDALKELGWIPAPDSSENLSREDGEAKDYRESLAVDDLMFSAVRTLRLALQRHGNRARIAYYLISEVKIRPGGIQEKLDENGRIDLLQDALALWHELFSSPGWRDEAAKQLWDSRIATLAGYKAPEENGDNVSDVAYRKKQQVYREQLRNVAKTLSGDVITCKELSDAWKERWEDEDQRWKKLLRWFKDWVLPSGTQANNATIRNVGGLSLSRLATITEFRRKVQVGFFTRLRPDGTRHEIGEQFGQKTLDALELLREQRVKQLASRIAEAALGIGSEGGKGWDGGKRPRQRINDSRFAPCHAVVIENLANYRPDETRTRLENRRLMTWSASKVHKYLSEACQLNGLYLCTVSAWYTSRQDSRTGAPGIRCQDVSVREFMQSPFWRKQVKQAEAKHDENKGDARERFLCELNKTWKAKTPAEWKKAGFVRIPLRGGEIFVSADSKSPSAKGIHADLNAAANIGLRALTDPDWPGKWWYVPCDPVSFESKMDYVKGCAAVKVGQPLRQPAQTNADGAASKIRKGKKNRTAGTSKEKVYLWRDISAFPLESNEIGEWKETSAYQNDVQYRVIRMLKEHIKSLDNRTGDNVEG